ttaagcaacatacgattcacgttcgactcgattcgactgagatccaatcccgactcgaagcgtatgtggcattccgctattttttctttgaaataaacgtttttatccttttctgtcattcaataatgaatcattttgtctgctaatgatttacgattacaaaatgattgtacagcaaattaccgtatagaccaaaatcaccaaaatagcagaccaatcgcacaccaatcaaatgtcaatcgaatacgattggtcttttattagtagcagaatgcccgatatggttaaaactgctattacgatcatattgcgattcgattttaacattattaatttaggagaatcgggccccagcattCAACAGCTATCTAACATTTATCACATCATCCATCCACCTTCTTGGGGGCCAGACTTTAGGACAAAAACATAACTCCTCAATATAGTGTGTCTGGTACTTTAAATCAAAAGCTAGAAGCCTCCAATTCAAACCAATATTAATATGCAGGCAGGCATTCATCAAAGGTCCCGATATTGTTGTACCGATTGCACCAAAACGTCCACGAATGCAGCCGATGCATGTCTCAGATATTTCGACACGAAACGATACTTAGGACCAATACCTATCGATTTACATAACGACAACAATCAGAACATGATTTTTGACAGGGAAAATCGAGGGAACTCGGAAAATCTATTGATTCATTAGAACGTAAAAAGAGAATAAGTGAAAATGGTATGGCTTTTATACGTCTTGTTATTTAACAAGGTAATATTATAGGTATGTTCATGGGCTttttaacatacatatataaaaaatcgTACTAAAACGAGGTCATTATTGATAGGTACCGCCTCAAATATTTGCCTACATGATACGCGAATAAAGTGTAGACTCATgtgtaatattaatatgtaacAAACGGGTTTGTTACACAAATGTGTTACTGTTACGATCCTGCTTCGTTATACCATAACACCCTATAGAAAAAATGTGTTCTATCAACGTGAATGTTGAAATATGAATACTTAAAGTATGGGCGGTATTAGTAATACAGTGACATAGAATTTGCCTCGACTGTAGTAGAAACGCGCTAGATAGAATATCTAGGTTCTAGGTataatgtaaaacatttttgtggtTGTTGCCTAAGAATAGTATCTTAGTTAGATGAAAGTTCTGTTAGGGCAATTGCTTGCATTATGATATGATGCAGATCTAGGTAGGATATAACCTGTATTGACAACGAGTAGGTGCGTAGGTGTGTCTTTTATTATGTATAACATTACAAACTGTGGTATGCTTTAATTTTCTCTCGGGAACGCAACCTAATTTAGAATCTATTTCTCAAAGCCACAAATTACAATCCAAGTACTCTATCACCATGTGTTCTATTTAGTAAAGATATCGTTAATTGTATATTGGTAATTGATTAAATTGTTAAGATCTTATACATAATTATCACctatgtttgaaaaaaatactggactggaggccgacccctaacatagttgggaaaagagctcggaggatgagatttgaaaaatagaatacctagaattactttaatataaattataaataatcgatgTTTATGTTCCAGGTTTATACTGGTAGCGTGCGTGGTGTGCTCAGTCCTCGGTCAGGACGAGGAGCGGCCGGCGGCGCCATCGCGGGGCCTGCTCAAACGAGGCTCCCTGGCCAAGGGCAAGcctaccaccaccaccaccacacCTGCTCCTCAGGTACGAACCTATACACCTCGGGATTGTtgaagagttaccgcggccctggtacatacacGCCAATACatggaccgcttgaagcagtcgtGTATGTGTGTCCTAGAACTCTGCAGTTCAATGTGCAGTCTCAGCGTGAAGCTTTCGCcactgactgcttcaagcggtccgtgtattgccggccaCAAAGGCctaaagaaggaacatgatggattttagccagaaagagtctgacactccctcaagcTGCTAGAACACAGCGAGTGGAGTCATTAGACGATTTTCCATTTAAAAAACGGTATATACCTACGACACATCTACCTAGCTGTTGATTTGAGTGTTGGAGATTGCAATTAGTAAGGCTGTTATTaaaacatctttagcagtcgttatgggtagccagaagccagaaagtctgacaaccagccttacgAAAgggtactgggttgaggaggtcaggtaggcagtcgctccatgtaaaacattagtacctactcagctgcatccggttagactggaagccgactccaacacagttgggaaagggctcgggagatcataaaattaattaacacacTAAGCAATGATTTTGGTAGTACCTACTCATTCTATGCTTGCAAAGATTCCTCGTCCAAATATTGACATTTAAACACTCCGGATGCagttagaaaaaaatgtatgtatgtctgtcagACATAATTCTAAGAAGCCTTCTACTGTTGGTTAGGTAGTTAGATATTCTAGTCATAACGTGTCTGTGACCTAGTCGACGCGGAAGCGCCATTTCCCTACTTtagcaacaaataaaaataattgtgcaCAACTAACCGTAGATGTTTGTTAAAACAGACTTAATGCACAAAATTAGCGATTACAAAATTTTCTATTTTGGCTAAAATGTTATTTGATTACTTGCCGGGCATGGTCCGCCGGCTTGCGGTTACACAAGAGCCGCAACTCACACATGCACAGATATAAAGTAACAATATTGCACACATGCACACATGCCACCTACATGTGTATTGAAAGAAATTGCCATATTATCCCGCGACGATTTAAGCTCTTAGAAAGTCCACTTAGTGTCGTTTCGCAACGAATCTCAGTCAATGCAGATTGTTTGGCCAAGAGTGAGCGTTAATTGTGTAAATATGTGTGCATCTGTGTTGTACGTAGGAGTCACGGCGTGGCACGCCTCTCGCCGCAAAAGGTGGAAGTTCATGCGATTTCACGCTAAATTGAAACTAACAATACTAAATTATATATTGGAAAGCGTTCCTTTTTGTGTTGTGAAGTATCTCTTACTTAGAGATAAATGCGTGAATAGATATTTATTGGGTGTCTCAACtttatttatctaaaaatattataattaaatgcgacagttttcacgccaaaacttcGAAATCGATTTCAGCGAAATTTGGTCAATAGATAGTCTAGATCCAGAGAAAAGACTACAAACATTTAGAGAATATGGCAACGTGGTCATATTAGCGGCCAGTACATAAGTACTAGATATTCCatacagaaacaaaaataatgtattttggcaaatattgtaaacatacataacatttacataaaatgcaGTAAAGCTTTGACTGCAAGCTGCAAAGTGGCCTTTGTTTGAACTCGATCGCCTTGACCTGTCTTTGAGTCATCAAAAACTTCGATCACAATAATAAAACGTTGGTTTTTGCCGATCGAAATAAACGAGGAAAATATTGCATTTACTCAGGTATTAGGTATTTCTGTTCAAATAAAAAAGGTCCAATTtacaacataaatataaaaagaaaaatgagatttgtaataaattatgatgTGTTTTATGGAATCGTGTATACGTAcgtaaaagttaataaaaaacttttttacaaaaaaattaaaccgacttcccaaaacactaaaaagcaaaaaaaaaactaattttaggtgcatcggcctagaagtcggtgtctaatggatgttactaagttaattttgccaccgacttctaggccgatgcacctaaaattagttttttttttttgctttttagtgttttgggaagtcggtttgatttttttgtaaaaaagttttttatttaaagcttttcagtgatacgaataattgtcactatccatataagtgggaagttctcatcaatacaaagaatataagtccaaatacgaggtattttacatattcagttgtcgagttccctcgactttctctggtctccatcatcaggtcagctccaaaccttcactgttgcaaaggttttgtcaatacaaataatttaagcccaaacacgaggtagtttacgtattcagttgtcgagttccctcggccctctctgtctgtctgtggtctccatcatcaggtcagctccaaatcttcactgttgaatagtgcttttaggcgtacacctgagtgtcaagtttttaccctttgtatgcctacaactttcgaaggttgccctcgatttctcagggtttccataatcagatcctgacctgatgactatgggaccaactggcagctattccaaGTCGAacaaaaagaatcacgtaaatcggtttataaacctcggagtaatcgatgtacatacatagaaaaaaaaaacataccggccgaattgagaacctcctcctttttgggaagtcggttaaaaagtttattgtcaaagtattaaaaatatgattaccAGAATCCTTGTGTCAAAAATCTGCATTGTTAACAATCAAAAACCTTGAACACGTCTGTCTGATTGTGTGATTAGCTGTCCGTTCGACATGCATCTACAAAAGCTCTGGCATGTAGGTACCGTATAAGTTATCAAGATGTTACATCACAATAGAAGGTCTATTCTATAAtgcaaacacacaaacaaattaaaaaggtAAATCTTTCCAAAGAACCCCTTTTTAATGCTTAAAACCATGTGCTTTTCAAAAATTCTGATTGTGATATTctccctttaaaaaaattcaGCAGAGTCTTAGGAAGACCCTAATCAAAAATGAAAGCCGTAGGTATATTAATATCAGCGATGCAGCAATGTTTCGTAAAAGATGTCGCGGGTCCATGTAGTTCAAGGCAAGTGGGGCGAGCGTCCGATGATCGGGTCACCTTCGTGTATGACCTTTACAAGACCTCCCTTTCCTCTTAGGAATTTCTACCTGCAAGTTTTGGCACAACCCAAACTGGTTCGCCCAAGGAAATGTGTGACGTATGACCGACGTGAATTTAACGAAAaacaagattattatttaattaatttagtaattaatatttttatggagCCCGGTTCTGCCTAACTGTTAATGAATAATGTAAACTGCCAGTAACAGGACTTGGGCACCAAAGGTCAGAAATACGCGTGATATATTTTAATAGAGTAGGTTAATAAAAAGGTGAACTTCATTCGTGTGGCTGACTTGAAGCTTAATTTTATGCAACCTAAAAACTGAATCAAAAAAATCCATGACATTATTAGGATTTAGTTATATCAAACAGGATAAACTACTTTATTTGGTTTTGTTTATCAAACTTTTATAATTACCTAAACGTTTCAAAATATGCCTTTTGTAGACTGGCAATTCAATTCGTGTGCTTTTATCTACCCAACTCATAAAAGGTTGTACTATTCTCAGAAAGTTTATATCACTGCACCAGTTTAACCAAAGCTATTGACAAATCAGCGTTCATTAAATTCTTAAACGATCGTTCAcccttaaatatttaaatgcttcCGTTTGTTGGAAGGTCGATTTCCAATTACAGATTccagtaattatttaaaaaacatttaagtttATTAAGTTCAGTTTAAGAATACTCGCACactggaaacttttagtcggccgattgttggcttgggctcataaatcagtatgaagatgaatcatgtatttttattacaaagatcaggtacctAATATGTCCGTTagcagaccgactaaaaactgcAGTGTGCGCCCAGGTTTAGTTTCTCcaagtcttcttcttcttcctgctctgttcccaattttatttggggtcgttgCAATATGTGCTCCGCTTCCATTCTTCCCCTGTCATACTGGCACTCACTCATTTTCTTAGTTTCTCCAAGTCTGAGTCCATTTTCCGTATATTACAGGAGGAAGCAGAATACGAGGATGATGGTGACTATCCGGCTGAGGAACAACAGGAGGCTTCCACCGAGGCTCCATCATCCACCACGGAAGGCAAGAAGCTGGTCGGCAGCGGCGTCAGACCCTTCCGAAGCAACACTGAACTCCTCGAGATCCTCAAGAGGAAGAGGGCTCAAGCTGCCGAAGGTGGGTTACGAAGATACATGTTCAGCTAAATTTTGAAAGGACTTCAATTGGTATTTGGCTAGgtccaaaataaaataccttatcAAATTCATTTGGCTAagaatcttaaaataatgacaCTTTCATTTATCGTtttgatggaaaaaaaatattaagttttatcgttgttttaatgaaaataagtatACAGCTTAATCTgatttgtgacgtcacattCCATTCAAATTGCATGGAAAGCGTTTTTGACTGTTCACTAAAAGTAGTAATGCAATCTTTtgatgttttaaaactattattcaaTACATAAGGtaagtttaaaaagaaaactatcaCCTCCTTGACTGGCATTGCATTAGCAGGCTAAATGACATCAGGATGATCCAGGATTGTTCAGTAATCCAAAAAATGAGTGGGAAATTAACAACGTTTTGTATTTGCAGCCAAATTGAACGCCCCCTCGACAACGACATCGTCGCCAGCACAGGATTCTCTTGATCccaccaaaattacgtacagtTAGTAGTCATATAATAACATCGACACAAAACATTTCTTCGTTTACACTATTGGCACTCTCATCATTGGTTTCGGTGTGCACGTATCATGTTAATACGTCATTTTCATACTGTATTGTGGAAACTAATCAGTTTGTGGATGAAGGTCAAATAtgagctttttttttgtatagacAACAAGAGCAAAAAGCGTTTCAACAATGCCCCGGTGA
This window of the Helicoverpa zea isolate HzStark_Cry1AcR chromosome 31, ilHelZeax1.1, whole genome shotgun sequence genome carries:
- the LOC124644837 gene encoding uncharacterized protein LOC124644837 isoform X2, whose amino-acid sequence is MKILPLFILVACVVCSVLGQDEERPAAPSRGLLKRGSLAKGKPTTTTTTPAPQEEAEYEDDGDYPAEEQQEASTEAPSSTTEGKKLVGSGVRPFRSNTELLEILKRKRAQAAEDNKSKKRFNNAPVTREVANEEAPAPAPKPSRGRFGRPATRSVQESEDEPQVDSAAPPARSGRTFRRGGN
- the LOC124644837 gene encoding uncharacterized protein LOC124644837 isoform X1, with translation MKILPLFILVACVVCSVLGQDEERPAAPSRGLLKRGSLAKGKPTTTTTTPAPQEEAEYEDDGDYPAEEQQEASTEAPSSTTEGKKLVGSGVRPFRSNTELLEILKRKRAQAAEAKLNAPSTTTSSPAQDSLDPTKITYNNKSKKRFNNAPVTREVANEEAPAPAPKPSRGRFGRPATRSVQESEDEPQVDSAAPPARSGRTFRRGGN